A segment of the Bordetella flabilis genome:
CCGAGGCCACCAGCGCCGCGCCGAATGGCGCGCTATAGGCCTTGGTCAGGCTGGGGCCGAGCGTGCCGCCCAACGCGGTGGCATCGGCAACGGAACTGCCGGATACCGACGACAGCCCCATGGCCGATGCCACGGTCACATGTCCCAGGCCGCCAGGCACGCGCCCGACCACAGCATTGGCCAGATCGATGATGCGGTCCATCAGGCCGCCTCGCAGCATCAATTGCCCCGCCAGCATGAATAGCGGTATCGCCATCAACGGGAACGAATCGAGGGCATAGACCATCTTGCCCGCCAGTTGCAGGGGTGGGAAACCACCCACCAGTACACCGCAAAGGCCGGCCACGCCGAGCGCGTAGGCCAGCGGCATGCCGATCATGGCGAACACGACGAATGTCGCCAGCATGGACCAGAAAATCATGCTTCGCTCCACTCGGCCGCTTGGGCCTCGCCGGTGATAAGCGCGCGCAGCAGGTGCATGGCCGTATGGATTTGACTGAAGCCCAAAGCCAGATAGAACACACCGACCGGCAGCGGAATATTGGGCATCAATTGATCCCAGGTCTGCCTCATGAGAACGACTGCGTAATACGTCAAGACCAAGGAGAACAGCAGCATCACGATCGCGTTGACCTTGGTCGCCCAGAGGCGGGAGCGATCACTGAAGCGGTCCACCAGCAGATCGATGCCCACATGGGCGTTCGTGCGGATCCCCAGCGGAATGGCCAGGAGCACCATCCAGATGAAGCACAGGCGTGGCACGTCGTAGCCCCACGCGATGGAGTCGTTCAATACGTAACGGAAGAACACCTGCAGCAGCAGGACTGCCGTCAATACCGCCATCGCGACGATCACGATGAAGGTTGACGCGCGGTCCATGCACGACAGCACCGTGCAATACCGCTTGAACAGCGGCGAATCGGACATGGGTAATTCCCCTTATGGCGTCCCCGCTGTGCGCGGGGAGGCGACGTAGCGAACGGCTTACTGGCAGCGCTTGATCGCGGCCTCGGCCACGTCCATCACCGGATCGCCCAGCGACGCGCGCATGGCCTTGTATACCGGCTGGGTCGCGGCGCGGAATCTCGCCAGTTCCGCCGCGGGGATTTCGTCGTACTGCATGCCCGCCTTGATCAAGCCTTCGCGCGCCGCCGCATTCGCTTTGGCCGACAGCTCGCGCTGCTTCTTGACGGCAATCGCAACGGCCTCCTTGACGGCGGACTGCTGTGCCGGGGACAGGCTCTCGAAGGCTTCCTTGTTCACGATGTAGCCAGCCCAGTCGAAGAAGTGGCCGGTGTTGGACAGATACTTCTGCACCTCGTCGAACTTGCGCTGCAGCATGTTGTCGTAGGGATTCTCCTGGCCATCGACGACGCGTTGCTGCAGGGCCTGGTACAACTCATTG
Coding sequences within it:
- a CDS encoding TRAP transporter small permease, which codes for MSDSPLFKRYCTVLSCMDRASTFIVIVAMAVLTAVLLLQVFFRYVLNDSIAWGYDVPRLCFIWMVLLAIPLGIRTNAHVGIDLLVDRFSDRSRLWATKVNAIVMLLFSLVLTYYAVVLMRQTWDQLMPNIPLPVGVFYLALGFSQIHTAMHLLRALITGEAQAAEWSEA